In a single window of the Victivallis lenta genome:
- the ade gene encoding adenine deaminase — protein sequence MTEFERILARRIRQAKGEEPADFVIRNATVFDLATGALLPGDIAITGDTVVGIGERYDGADILDADGLVAVPGYIDSHVHVESSLVTPFEFERMVLPRGVTAAFCDPHELANVAGTRALDYFFDSAAKMAMDLFLQLPGCVPATPFETAGAELSAADLAPYRGRSGVPGLAEMMNVPGVLCGDPGVLEKLALFEDRNIDGHAPLLSGRALNAYLAAGIRNCHETDTRAEAEEKLRRGMAVMLREGSAGRNLDRLLPLLTVAASPFLLFCTDDRNPADIRSEGHIDAMVRRALAAGCEPLAVFRAGSWSAARAFRLFDRGLVAPGYRADIVLLDGLRSANVLHVIRNGRRVTEALFASRPEPPSAAAFAGSVRCGRIAPEKLAVKGAAEKFPVIAVRDGTLMTGAEMHRLPHENGVLRPDPERDILKCAVVHRHGRNTNAGAGFVRGFGLTRGALASSVGHDSHNLCAVGVSDAEIAFAFDALAAAGGGFVAAAEGRVLALLPLPVGGLMSDRPWPEVAAQLGQVIAAAHSLGCPLHEPFQALAFLPLPVIPHLRLTDRGVFDVDRMEFLTEGSK from the coding sequence TTGACGGAGTTTGAACGGATTCTGGCACGGCGCATCCGGCAGGCGAAAGGGGAGGAGCCCGCCGATTTCGTGATCCGGAACGCGACGGTGTTCGACCTGGCGACCGGTGCGCTGCTGCCGGGCGACATTGCAATCACGGGCGATACGGTCGTCGGCATCGGCGAGCGGTATGACGGAGCGGACATTCTCGACGCGGACGGCCTCGTCGCGGTGCCGGGATATATCGACAGCCACGTTCACGTCGAGTCGTCGCTGGTGACGCCGTTCGAATTCGAACGCATGGTTCTGCCGCGCGGCGTGACGGCGGCGTTCTGCGATCCGCACGAGCTGGCGAATGTGGCCGGAACGCGGGCGCTCGACTACTTTTTCGACAGCGCGGCGAAGATGGCCATGGATCTTTTCCTCCAGCTGCCGGGCTGCGTGCCGGCGACGCCGTTTGAAACGGCCGGAGCGGAGCTTTCCGCCGCGGACCTTGCGCCGTACCGCGGGCGTTCCGGCGTGCCCGGGCTGGCCGAGATGATGAATGTGCCGGGCGTGCTTTGCGGAGACCCCGGCGTCCTGGAAAAGCTCGCGCTCTTCGAGGACCGGAACATCGACGGTCACGCGCCGCTGCTCTCCGGCCGGGCGCTGAATGCTTACCTGGCGGCCGGAATCCGCAACTGCCACGAAACCGACACGCGCGCGGAGGCGGAGGAGAAGCTCCGCCGGGGAATGGCGGTCATGCTCCGCGAAGGGTCGGCCGGGCGGAATCTCGACCGGCTTCTGCCGCTGCTGACGGTCGCGGCTTCGCCGTTCCTCCTCTTCTGCACCGACGACCGGAATCCGGCCGATATCCGGTCGGAGGGGCATATCGATGCGATGGTGCGCCGGGCGCTTGCGGCCGGCTGCGAACCGCTCGCGGTTTTCCGCGCCGGCTCCTGGAGCGCGGCGCGGGCGTTCCGGCTGTTCGACCGCGGGCTTGTTGCGCCGGGATATCGCGCCGACATCGTTCTGCTCGACGGGCTCCGGAGTGCGAATGTCCTTCATGTGATCAGGAACGGCCGCCGGGTGACTGAGGCGCTTTTCGCATCGCGCCCGGAGCCGCCCTCCGCCGCCGCATTTGCGGGCAGCGTCCGCTGCGGCAGGATCGCTCCCGAAAAGCTTGCAGTAAAAGGCGCCGCGGAGAAGTTTCCGGTCATCGCCGTGCGGGACGGCACCCTGATGACCGGGGCCGAAATGCACCGGCTGCCGCATGAAAACGGCGTGTTGCGGCCCGATCCGGAGCGCGACATCCTGAAGTGCGCGGTCGTTCACCGGCACGGCCGGAATACGAATGCCGGCGCCGGGTTCGTCCGGGGATTCGGCCTGACGCGCGGTGCGCTGGCTTCGAGCGTCGGCCATGACAGCCACAACCTCTGCGCGGTCGGCGTGAGCGATGCGGAGATCGCGTTCGCGTTCGACGCGCTGGCCGCCGCCGGAGGCGGCTTCGTCGCGGCGGCGGAGGGGCGCGTGCTGGCGCTGCTTCCGCTGCCGGTCGGCGGACTGATGAGCGACCGCCCCTGGCCGGAGGTCGCGGCGCAGCTCGGGCAGGTGATCGCCGCGGCGCACAGCCTCGGCTGCCCGCTGCACGAACCGTTCCAGGCGCTGGCGTTTCTGCCTTTGCCGGTCATTCCGCACCTGCGGCTGACCGACCGCGGCGTTTTCGATGTGGATCGTATGGAATTTCTGACAGAGGGATCAAAATGA
- a CDS encoding epoxyqueuosine reductase QueH, producing the protein MTNSTEPMLLLHVCCAPCAAGCVERLLETGREVRLYYSNSNITTKEEFERRLDSVERLAGIFGLALEVDPYDHDGWRGAVAGFESEPERGLRCPLCFGWSLGRTAGRAAALGANFATTLTVSPHKPSRVIFETASIWKHFEPWDFKKKDGFRRSRELAREHGFYLQNFCGCEFSER; encoded by the coding sequence ATGACCAATTCAACGGAACCAATGCTGCTGCTGCACGTCTGCTGCGCTCCCTGCGCCGCAGGCTGCGTCGAGCGTCTGCTCGAAACCGGGCGCGAGGTCCGGCTCTACTACTCGAACAGCAATATCACGACGAAGGAGGAGTTCGAACGCCGCCTCGATTCGGTTGAACGGCTGGCCGGAATCTTCGGCCTTGCGCTCGAGGTCGATCCGTATGATCACGACGGCTGGCGGGGCGCGGTCGCCGGCTTCGAATCCGAGCCGGAGCGCGGGCTGCGCTGTCCGCTCTGCTTCGGCTGGTCGCTCGGGCGGACTGCCGGACGCGCCGCCGCGCTCGGCGCGAATTTCGCTACGACCCTGACCGTGAGTCCGCACAAGCCGAGCCGGGTGATCTTTGAGACCGCTTCGATCTGGAAGCATTTCGAACCGTGGGATTTCAAAAAGAAGGACGGGTTCCGGCGCAGCCGGGAGCTTGCCCGGGAGCACGGTTTTTATCTGCAGAATTTCTGCGGCTGCGAATTTTCGGAGAGGTGA
- a CDS encoding ABC transporter permease, with amino-acid sequence MLNFIIRRTLYSVLILLGVVLLTFALFNVAAGDPAAAVLGKNARPEEVDSLRRELGADLPLFYGRYCKTEALPSWKAGEALQPGVSISEPDGIKGPYLVVTPQFELPEYACRTVRSGQTGYTEFTLDGEPFRTPVTGLEEITFYRIQESPWNSQFLRAVKEIVSFTPEFPYLRILDFGKTITTREPISTILLRGVWPSLCLMLPIFLGELVIGLALALVAAAFKDTLIDRALVLVSVAGMSVSYLVVIIFAQWFLGYYYDLFPVWGFEGIAYLCLPVLVGILCGIGGNVRFYRTVFVNELRREYLRTAAAKGLSPFRVYGKHLLRNAAIQIITRASAALPFLFTGSLLLESFFGIPGLGFAGVDALYNSDLQLLKALVITSAILFVVMNLLADLAYAWADPRIRLE; translated from the coding sequence ATGTTGAATTTTATCATCCGCAGAACGCTCTATTCCGTACTGATCCTGCTGGGTGTGGTGCTCCTGACTTTTGCGCTGTTCAACGTCGCGGCGGGGGACCCCGCCGCCGCGGTGCTCGGCAAAAACGCCCGCCCCGAAGAGGTCGACTCGCTGCGCCGCGAGCTCGGCGCGGATCTGCCGCTCTTCTACGGGCGCTACTGCAAGACGGAGGCCCTGCCGTCGTGGAAGGCGGGCGAAGCGCTGCAGCCCGGCGTTTCGATCAGCGAACCGGACGGAATCAAGGGCCCTTATCTGGTCGTAACCCCGCAGTTCGAATTGCCTGAATACGCCTGCCGGACGGTCCGCTCCGGCCAGACGGGCTACACCGAATTCACTCTGGACGGCGAACCCTTCAGGACTCCCGTGACCGGCCTGGAGGAAATCACGTTCTACCGGATTCAGGAGTCGCCGTGGAATTCGCAGTTCCTGCGGGCAGTGAAGGAGATCGTGAGCTTCACGCCCGAGTTCCCGTACCTCCGGATTCTCGACTTCGGAAAAACCATCACCACGCGGGAACCGATCTCGACGATCCTGCTGCGCGGCGTCTGGCCGTCGCTCTGCCTCATGCTGCCGATCTTCCTCGGCGAACTCGTCATCGGGCTCGCGCTCGCCCTGGTCGCCGCCGCGTTCAAGGATACGCTGATCGACCGCGCACTCGTGCTGGTTTCGGTGGCGGGGATGAGCGTGTCGTACCTCGTGGTCATCATCTTCGCGCAATGGTTCCTCGGGTATTATTACGACCTGTTCCCGGTCTGGGGCTTCGAGGGGATCGCGTATCTCTGTCTGCCCGTCCTGGTCGGCATTCTCTGCGGCATCGGCGGGAACGTCCGCTTCTACCGCACGGTCTTCGTGAACGAGCTGCGGCGCGAATACCTGCGGACCGCAGCGGCCAAGGGGCTGTCGCCGTTCAGGGTTTACGGGAAGCACCTGCTCCGCAACGCGGCGATCCAGATCATCACGCGGGCCAGCGCGGCGCTGCCGTTCCTGTTCACCGGCAGCCTGCTGCTCGAATCGTTCTTCGGAATTCCGGGCCTCGGCTTCGCCGGGGTCGATGCGCTCTACAATTCGGACCTTCAGCTCCTGAAGGCGCTGGTCATCACGAGCGCGATCCTTTTCGTCGTCATGAATCTGCTCGCCGACCTCGCTTACGCGTGGGCCGACCCGCGCATCCGCCTGGAATAG
- a CDS encoding chromate transporter: protein MESELANVPFGKRIRLLFWNFFKIALFVVGGGYAIILAAEEIFVRKLRWLKDGELLEMLTVIQAIPGLTAGNAAIYVGYRTAGQWGALAALVAVALPSYIIICLVSLGFGVIPMENLYVQGAFIGVRTALSALTIVAIVRLWPKVIRGAIGLGAALFTIEAVYFYAVNPAILLGAGIAVGTAHGIRQQLRKNTVNTESGMAEIITLFLLFCWFGLLCFGGGSALMPLYIQELVDSRHWLTLHELSDFAAISQVTPGPIGVNLATFLGFRQGGYFGALICTIGLLLPSYLLMQLALRSLARWEESPVVRGIMDGIGPVTIGLMAATTVIYLELSLFTAPLPWAYLTELATGKLEAYHGPFRLCLGALPIFLLSGWVLYRNKCSIMVTIFGSAALGALLCRI from the coding sequence ATGGAATCGGAACTTGCAAACGTGCCGTTCGGCAAACGAATCCGGCTGCTTTTCTGGAACTTCTTCAAAATCGCGCTCTTCGTGGTCGGCGGCGGCTATGCGATCATCCTCGCGGCCGAGGAGATCTTCGTGCGGAAGCTGCGCTGGCTGAAGGACGGCGAACTGCTTGAAATGCTGACCGTGATCCAGGCCATTCCGGGGCTCACGGCCGGGAACGCGGCGATCTACGTCGGCTACCGCACCGCCGGACAGTGGGGAGCACTGGCGGCGCTGGTCGCCGTAGCGCTGCCCTCCTACATCATCATCTGCCTCGTGTCGCTCGGCTTCGGCGTGATCCCGATGGAGAATCTCTACGTGCAGGGCGCCTTCATCGGTGTGCGGACCGCGCTTTCGGCACTGACCATCGTCGCGATCGTCCGGCTCTGGCCGAAGGTCATCCGCGGCGCGATCGGGCTCGGCGCGGCGCTGTTCACGATCGAAGCGGTCTATTTCTACGCCGTGAATCCCGCCATTCTGCTCGGAGCGGGCATCGCGGTCGGCACGGCGCACGGCATCCGGCAGCAGCTGCGGAAGAACACCGTGAACACCGAAAGCGGCATGGCCGAAATCATAACGCTGTTTCTGCTTTTCTGCTGGTTCGGGCTGCTCTGCTTCGGCGGCGGCAGCGCTTTGATGCCCCTCTATATCCAGGAGCTCGTCGACTCGCGCCACTGGCTCACGCTGCACGAGCTCAGCGACTTCGCCGCGATCTCGCAGGTCACGCCGGGGCCGATCGGCGTGAATCTTGCGACTTTCCTCGGCTTCCGGCAGGGCGGATACTTCGGAGCGCTGATCTGCACGATCGGGCTCCTGCTGCCGAGCTACCTGCTGATGCAGCTCGCCTTGCGCTCGCTCGCGCGGTGGGAGGAGAGCCCGGTCGTCCGCGGCATCATGGACGGAATCGGCCCGGTCACGATCGGGCTCATGGCCGCCACGACGGTCATCTACCTCGAGCTCTCGCTCTTCACGGCTCCGCTGCCGTGGGCGTACCTGACCGAGCTCGCCACGGGGAAGCTCGAGGCTTATCACGGCCCGTTCCGGCTCTGCCTCGGCGCACTGCCGATCTTCCTCCTGTCCGGCTGGGTGCTCTACCGGAACAAATGCAGCATCATGGTCACGATCTTCGGCTCGGCGGCGCTCGGCGCGCTGCTCTGCCGAATTTGA
- a CDS encoding U32 family peptidase: MKITTNSGVRPNPELLAPAGSPACALAAFEAGADAIYAGLAKFNARERGENFTPERMSQIIAHAHRLGRKVYLTLNTLVKESELPEVAETLAMLEETGPDALLVQDLGIIRMAREYFPKLVLHASTQMGFHNSAGLEVAEKLGVTRVVLERQMTLEEIAAVRRSTKLELEVFVHGALCASLSGACLFSSYLGGYSGNRGKCKQPCRRRYFGKGGNGFFFSPQDLCTIELLPQLRELGIESLKIEGRLKQPDYVKQTVGAYRMLLDAPPDEFAKRLGEARNMLSKGCGRKWSLGFYTKESGDTLISHDSLGAAGQLCGSVSELRENGFGFTTSKRLFLGDRVRVQPQSGDEGPALTVTRMFVDNEPARKALPGQRVLVLCDKPVAPGGLVFKIGESFADYSKELAALPPPREKLNLALKLTASKIEIELTNAPFPHWERALSLQAASSRPVTAETLEKEFAAADSEQFALGSFRCEIDGGYFLPASELKSLRRAFWDEVKSVLRPGSTFRESAVGLEKFRRAYLEMKPAYTLPEHLTETVAMKPNGAEPGNRKAIRACGVFDFNKLSNEAILPEFCPEEKLESVRRAVRNAAASGIRRFRITSLYALALLEKYRGNEIIASPPLPVCNSMAALELSRFGVTRATAHLELEKESVEALRDKSVLPVELYRYGRPVLLITRARIPAEGELRDARGNGFVIRFDKRSGLTRLYPQKIHSVPRLAGVYDYYDLQNAHWNSQETGTFNYDGSWF, encoded by the coding sequence ATGAAGATAACAACCAATTCCGGCGTTCGGCCGAATCCCGAACTGCTGGCGCCGGCGGGCAGTCCCGCCTGCGCGTTGGCGGCGTTTGAGGCGGGGGCGGATGCGATTTACGCCGGACTGGCCAAATTCAACGCCCGCGAGCGCGGCGAAAATTTCACGCCGGAACGCATGAGCCAGATCATCGCGCACGCCCACCGGCTCGGCCGGAAGGTCTACCTTACGCTGAATACGCTCGTCAAAGAGTCCGAGCTGCCCGAAGTGGCCGAAACGCTCGCGATGCTCGAGGAGACGGGGCCCGATGCGCTGCTGGTCCAGGACCTCGGCATCATCCGCATGGCGCGCGAATATTTCCCGAAGCTCGTGCTGCATGCCTCGACCCAGATGGGATTCCACAACTCAGCCGGACTCGAAGTCGCGGAAAAGCTCGGCGTAACCCGGGTCGTGCTCGAGCGGCAGATGACGCTCGAGGAGATCGCGGCGGTCCGCAGGTCGACGAAGCTCGAACTCGAGGTTTTCGTGCACGGCGCGCTCTGCGCCTCGCTTTCGGGAGCGTGCCTGTTCTCTTCGTATCTCGGCGGTTACAGCGGCAACCGCGGCAAATGCAAACAGCCGTGCCGCCGACGCTATTTCGGCAAAGGGGGCAACGGTTTCTTCTTTTCACCGCAGGACCTCTGCACGATCGAGCTGCTGCCGCAGCTGCGCGAACTCGGCATCGAATCGCTGAAGATCGAAGGGCGGCTGAAGCAGCCGGACTATGTGAAGCAGACGGTCGGCGCCTACCGGATGCTGCTCGACGCACCGCCGGACGAATTTGCGAAACGTCTCGGAGAGGCGCGCAACATGCTTTCGAAGGGGTGCGGCCGCAAATGGTCGCTCGGCTTCTACACAAAGGAGTCCGGCGACACCTTGATTTCGCATGATTCGCTCGGCGCGGCGGGGCAGCTTTGCGGCTCCGTCAGCGAGCTGCGTGAGAACGGCTTCGGTTTCACGACCTCGAAACGGCTGTTTCTCGGCGACCGCGTGCGCGTCCAGCCGCAGTCCGGCGACGAAGGGCCGGCATTGACCGTCACCCGGATGTTCGTCGACAACGAACCGGCCCGCAAGGCGCTGCCGGGACAGCGGGTGCTCGTGCTCTGCGACAAGCCGGTCGCGCCCGGCGGGCTCGTCTTCAAGATCGGCGAAAGCTTTGCGGATTACTCGAAGGAACTTGCGGCCCTGCCGCCGCCGCGCGAAAAGCTGAACCTCGCCTTGAAGCTCACGGCCTCAAAAATTGAAATCGAACTTACGAATGCGCCGTTCCCGCACTGGGAACGCGCCCTTTCGCTTCAGGCGGCCTCGTCGCGTCCGGTCACGGCGGAGACGCTCGAAAAGGAGTTCGCGGCGGCCGATTCGGAGCAGTTCGCGCTCGGCAGCTTCCGCTGCGAAATAGACGGCGGCTATTTTCTGCCGGCGAGTGAATTGAAATCGCTGCGCCGCGCCTTCTGGGACGAAGTGAAGAGCGTGCTCCGGCCCGGCAGCACCTTCCGGGAGTCCGCGGTCGGGCTGGAAAAGTTCCGCCGCGCCTATCTTGAGATGAAGCCGGCCTACACGCTGCCGGAGCACCTGACCGAAACCGTGGCGATGAAACCGAACGGCGCGGAGCCCGGCAACCGGAAGGCGATCCGCGCCTGCGGCGTTTTCGACTTCAACAAGCTGAGCAATGAAGCGATCCTGCCGGAGTTCTGTCCGGAGGAGAAGCTCGAGTCGGTGCGCCGGGCGGTCCGGAACGCGGCTGCCTCCGGCATCCGCCGCTTCCGGATCACCTCGCTCTACGCGCTCGCGCTGCTTGAGAAATATCGCGGGAACGAAATCATCGCCTCGCCGCCGCTGCCGGTCTGCAATTCGATGGCGGCGCTCGAACTTTCCCGCTTCGGCGTGACGCGGGCGACCGCGCACCTCGAACTCGAAAAGGAGTCGGTCGAAGCGCTGCGGGACAAATCGGTCCTGCCGGTCGAACTTTACCGCTACGGCCGGCCGGTTCTGCTCATCACCCGGGCGCGGATTCCGGCGGAAGGGGAGCTGCGGGACGCACGCGGCAACGGTTTTGTCATCCGCTTCGACAAGCGCAGCGGCCTCACCCGGCTCTACCCGCAGAAGATTCACTCCGTGCCGCGGCTGGCCGGAGTCTACGATTATTACGATTTGCAAAACGCTCACTGGAACAGTCAGGAGACCGGCACGTTCAATTATGACGGCAGCTGGTTCTGA